From the Niveibacterium microcysteis genome, the window ACCTGCGCGGTCACAACGGCCGTCTCTTCGGTGTGCGGCGGGAAGATCGGCTCGGACGCCGCAACGGCCGCAGACTGACTCACCCCACGCTCAACACCCGGAGTGGCACCACGGCCAAACCAATTGAAGCTCGACCACACCAGCCCCAGCGCGACAATCGCGCCTACCACCATGACGGCTGGCAACGGGGACGCCGACCGATAGCCCGACGGGCGGCGCGGCACGGAGCCTTCGGCATTCGATTCAGGCGCGAGCTTCAGATCCTCGCCACGTGCGGGCTGCTCCATGCGTTCAAGCAGCGGTGCAGGATCCAGACCGAGATAACGCGCGTAGTTGCGGACAAAGCCGCGTGCAAAGGCACTGCCCGGCAACTGATCGAAAGCCTCGCTCTCGATCGCTTCGATCTGGCGAGGGGTCAGCTTCAGCGTGGAAGCGACTTCGGCGATACCAAGATTGCGAGCCTCACGTGCCTGCTTCAGGGCAACGCCCGACGCAGCAACGCCGGGGGCATTCGCGTAGCTGTGTGATTCCATTGACGTAGCGCTCAATCAAAGCGCTCCTGCAAATAGTCCTGATATTCCTGCGAACTGGTGAAGCGGCGGCGCAGCTGCGCGGTGTAAGCGGCTTCGGCCTCCCGGTTGCCCAGCTTCCGCTCAACACGCAAACCCAGCCAGACTGAGGCCGCGGTTGGTTCGCCTACACGGTTCAGGTCGGCCACAAGGTCGCGCGCCTTCTGCATCTCGCCTTTGCGGTATGCGATGTTCGCAAGGTTGAAGAGCGCGGTTGCGTTATTCGGGTCGAGCGCCAAGGCGCGAGCGAACTGCCCGCGGGCCGCATCCTCGTTCTTGAGCTTCAGGTAACACAGGCCCGAATTGGTGTACGGGCGGGTCGGGGTTTCGTAGTACGGGTTCTGGGCTGCCTTCGCGAGCAACTCAAGACCGCGCTGCTCCTGTCCACCGTTGCACAGGAACCAGCCGAAGCTGTTGTTGATTTCGGGATCACCGGGCGCCAGCGACAGGGCGCGCTCAAACTCCGACTGCGCGGCTTTCTGCTCATCCAGGTACATATGCACCAGCGCCTGCAGATGATGCGCAGCGGCGTAGCTCGGGTCCTCCTGGACCGCAATCCGCGCCTCCTCCATCGCAACGCCAAGGCGGCCGGCCTTGACATACTCATTGCCCAACTCGACGTGGGCCCGCGAGCGTTTTCGCGCCTCGGTGGTGACCGGCTGATCGGTCGAGGGTCGGTCAGCAACGCCGGCTCCGCCTTGCGACGAAGGGGTACTGCAGGCGGATACTGCCGCCGCAGTCGCGAGCACAAGCATGAGCGAACGAGCCACGATCAAGATCTGACCTCCGTAAGCGAAATGGTGCGCCGCGTAGTGCGGCGCGTTTTATCGATAACCTGCCCGGCGAGCTGACCGCAGGCGGCATCGACGTCGTCGCCGCGGGTCTTGCGGGTGGTCGTCACGATTCCGGCATCGATCAGAATCTGGGCAAAACGCTTGATCCGGGGTGCCGGTGAGCGTTCGTAGCCCGAATTCGGGAACGGATTGAACGGAATCAGATTGAATTTGCACGGCACATCGCGCGTGAGTGCGATGAGCTGCCGGGCATGCTCGTCCTGGTCATTGACCCCGTCGAGCATGACGTATTCGAAGGTGATGAAGTCACGCGGCGCGCGCTCGAGATAGCGCCGGCAAGCCGCCATCAGTTCCACCAGGGGGTACTTCTTGTTGATCGGCACGAGCACGTCGCGCAGCGCGTCGTTGGGCGCGTGCAGCGACACGGCAAGCGCCACCGGGCAGGCGTCGCGGAGGCGATCCATCGCCGGCACGATGCCCGAAGTCGACACCGTCACGCGACGGCGCGAAAGGCCGTAGGCGTGATCGTCGAGCATCAGGTTCAGCGCCGACACCACGTTGTCGAAGTTCGCCAGCGGCTCGCCCATACCCATCATCACGACGTTGCTGATGATGCGTTCGCCGTCCGGGTCCGCACCCAGCAGGCGGTTCGCCATCCACAGCTGACCGATGATCTCGGCGGCCGTCAGGTTGCGGTTGAAGCCCTGCTTGCCGGTCGAACAGAAGGAGCAGTCCAGCGCGCAGCCGGCCTGCGAGGAAATGCACAGCGTGCCCCGC encodes:
- a CDS encoding RodZ domain-containing protein gives rise to the protein MSATSMESHSYANAPGVAASGVALKQAREARNLGIAEVASTLKLTPRQIEAIESEAFDQLPGSAFARGFVRNYARYLGLDPAPLLERMEQPARGEDLKLAPESNAEGSVPRRPSGYRSASPLPAVMVVGAIVALGLVWSSFNWFGRGATPGVERGVSQSAAVAASEPIFPPHTEETAVVTAQVEPAASASEPVVAQSLPATASAAQSSPVAAVKPAAPQSAPTPLAQQSAPVGAAQGGLNFSFAQDAWVEVRDASGSVVFSRLSKAGSTQTVQGTAPFALVIGNAPNVKVEYNGRPVDLAPYTKVSVARLSVK
- the pilW gene encoding type IV pilus biogenesis/stability protein PilW gives rise to the protein MARSLMLVLATAAAVSACSTPSSQGGAGVADRPSTDQPVTTEARKRSRAHVELGNEYVKAGRLGVAMEEARIAVQEDPSYAAAHHLQALVHMYLDEQKAAQSEFERALSLAPGDPEINNSFGWFLCNGGQEQRGLELLAKAAQNPYYETPTRPYTNSGLCYLKLKNEDAARGQFARALALDPNNATALFNLANIAYRKGEMQKARDLVADLNRVGEPTAASVWLGLRVERKLGNREAEAAYTAQLRRRFTSSQEYQDYLQERFD
- the rlmN gene encoding 23S rRNA (adenine(2503)-C(2))-methyltransferase RlmN — protein: MTTAQENRVNLLDFDAQAMTDWFAAQGEKPFRARQVLRWIHRFGETDFEAMTDVAKSLRAKLQESACIVPPNPIRDSISTDGTRKWLFDVGNANAVESVFIPETTRGTLCISSQAGCALDCSFCSTGKQGFNRNLTAAEIIGQLWMANRLLGADPDGERIISNVVMMGMGEPLANFDNVVSALNLMLDDHAYGLSRRRVTVSTSGIVPAMDRLRDACPVALAVSLHAPNDALRDVLVPINKKYPLVELMAACRRYLERAPRDFITFEYVMLDGVNDQDEHARQLIALTRDVPCKFNLIPFNPFPNSGYERSPAPRIKRFAQILIDAGIVTTTRKTRGDDVDAACGQLAGQVIDKTRRTTRRTISLTEVRS